The genomic interval tataattgtttttccatgaatatttgtatcagtcaaaacatgcatcgaattaaacttgggttcgagtcaaagtcatttcacacaaagaaaaagggtgaaaaaaatcaccaggccgctagaggtgcagacagtggaGTTGGATAGCCCTACCAGGAGGtgtcctttatttatttatcaaggagttCGCAACCCTAATCAGAACCCAAACAATTTCAGTTCCTTACCGTCAATCTGAAACCTGTtacatatggaagcaaatcgttaccatatttcaaatgaaaaagtattttcagaaatgctttttcattttaagaatgtggctgcattgtttgactcataaataaaattagtaatcaatcatcctatttgcattttaattttcttcttcaagactgctcattctttcacttaattaaaatgaaaaagacttttgagatttatttttcaaaatgtaccccagcaaatagataccaaaattcaatttgaaatgtaaaatatgaaaatgaaaaagcatttccagaaatgctttttcattttaagaatgtggctgcgttatttgacccataaataaaattagtaatcaatcatcctatttgcatttgcattttcttcttcaagactgcacattttatgccataatcaaaaagaaaacaaagcagacattgctttttcgttttcgtggtctgccggCAAAGTACTgtccagaactcgaaaacgaaaaatcATTCCGAgttgcgggcgcagaagagcgacgtcagcagctgctcttcctcagctccctgctgaccgagctacccatcttgttcggtagggggcgctgtgcacgtctgcattgcattacattgcaaacgtgccgagaaattgattgaattgcagcagggccgagctcaatttgtggcagtggcaggcagaactggtagttccggtggaaggctgtggcggaactgccacagccttccaccgaagctgccaccggaactgccacagtctgccgcacggtggcacgggattccgcgaggatgccagaaggtgccagaccggccgtaaaagcttgccaatgcggttgccgctgtttttgtggaagctgatgctgattatcggcaaataggttgtcattattgttatagcctgttacctttaaataatgatttcattattgattattatttaataaacagctttagacccataacataaggtgattgtatttacttgacatggaaaataaatagcactatgtgtatgtgtgacgtgttgaaaggatgacgatttattgcacaaacagtcggtttattatagagcacgagcgacTATTCTgaatgtcactcacagaaaaatataaataaatgcttaaaaacacgctggatgtcccaggccataaggctgccaccggaactaccagttctgcctgtcactgccacaaattgagctcggccctgctgcaattcaataaatttctcggcacgtttgcaatgtaatgcaatgcagacgtgcacagcgccccctaccgaacaagatgggtagctcggtcagcagggagctgaggaagagcggctgctgacgtcactcttctgcgcccgcagctcggaatgctttttcgttttcgagttctgggcagtactttgcgggcagaccacgaaaacgcaatgtctgctttgttttctttttgattatggcataaaatgtgcagtcatgaagaagaaaatgcaaatgcaaataggatgatcgattactaattttatttatgggtcaaataatgcagccacattcttaaaatgaaaaagcatttctggaaatgctttttcattttcaaattttacatttcaaattgaattttggtatctatttgctggggcatattttgaaaaataaatctcaaaagtctttttcattttaattaagtgaaagaatgagcagtcttgaagaagaaaattaaaatgcaaataggattattgataactaatttcatttatgagtcaaacaatgcagccacattcttaaaatgaaaaagcatttctgaaaatgctttttcatttgaaatagggtaacgatttgcttccatagttaCAGAGCACCATCAGACTGAACTCTTGTGACTTTACAATGAAAGACTATAAAAGTGATAAATATGGACACAAAAAAtactcaaagaaaaatattaagatagtattttttttaaaacagctcaAATATTATATTCAATTTaatctttgatttatttatattgtaccAGTTAACAACAAATTTCACCTGAACGCACTTTATCAGACAAAGAGCTCCAGTTTTTATCcagaaaaatcaaatcaaatgaatACAACATCTGATCACATAGACTAGACTTAATTCAATGAcatgaaaaataattcaaaccTAGTTGTAAGacaatgaatccaaattcaggATATGACAATTGCTTAAAAATTATCcttttaacctgttaagccctaagggttTTAGAAGCAATTTCCACCTAAAATTACAAACTGAAATTAATCAAgaatagctccacagttataaagtctaaatgAAAATCTATAGTATCTGtgaggtaagacataaaattctatttttccagtggaactATTACTGCAAATGTTACTATGTGTCAGGTTTGGTGtggcggaggaccccggaacgCAGACGAGCAGGAAGCGTCGGTGGTGAGTAAAcagatttaattaataaaactcACTTCAGAACGTGGCAACAAAAACAGGTATGAACAGACAGGACATGACGAGAAAAGatgtgatccaaaatgtttcagcgaagaaagaacagaatgaAGGTGTAtgaatggagcatggtacaggtggaaaacaaaactgatcaacatggtgcaggtggaccgaatgaggctaattgcaaaacaaagaaagacaacacgtgactggagcaaaacagatattcaagaatacaaactaatcaggaaaacataacgtacagaacatgaactagaacacaagaaactaaagcacagccaggaaaataatgaacagaaataagattcaaatgtaaactgaaaacaagaatAACTAGAAtccaaacaccctcaaatcatgacactaTGTCGGATTTATTTgggattaaacaaagaaaagtagtaGTAGGCAATGTGCCAGGTGGAGCTGGCATATTGGCCCTTTTTATTGCAACTGGataaattttattgaaaaacagaaCAATCCATGGGAAATGATGTACACCAATGTGCAATAaagaatattcaataaaaaaacaatgtatacaAATTCTCAAAAAATAACTATCAATGAAAAACAGTCAGTACTGAGGTGAAAACAACTAAGGATACAGCACTCAAACCTACCTTCCCTATtcttatttatatatacatactgtatataaatTATGATGGGCTGCATCCCACCCCCCTTTCCACACACACTAGTACGTTCTGCTCCTTGTCCTTATTTGTATGTCTCTAAATGGTTTTTACATGTTGTGGTTGTGAAAACctaagtcaaattccttgtttgtgacaCAAACTCAGCTAATAAAGTTGATGGTGACCAACTCTGAATCAAACAAGTCCAACATAAACTACCTCTTTGAACAAAGAGGCCATGCAGCCTCTTTGTTCTGGAGAAGAAGGATCGGGGTgattgatgtttacagatgtcatacaaaatattaattctagacataaaataagtaaaacaatGCTGAAATTTTATACATGTAACGGCGCAACTTACTCATGAACAAGACTCCCCCCACAGCACATAATCATCATCCTTTTCCTCATCGAGGCAGATGTCTGGACAATATTTCATTTCGATGTCACTGATCCACCAAATGTCGCCCAAAACTTCTAAACCGGTCATTTTTCTCATAAATGATCGATTATCTAAAAATAACAACACTGGGAGCTAACAGAGCACAGCACAAGCTAGTTGCAAGCGGCCTGCAAATTTACGAATTCCAGAAAAGATCTGAACTGCACGCAAATTACATCACCGGAAAAGGTTCTAGAAAAAAAAGCTATGACTTGTTAGAAGGGTTAGTTTCTCTAGTTTGTAATGATATCGGGGTGTTTTCTGTAGCTTTTTGTTTACAGAGCTAGCCATGTCTGAAGGAGCTTTAAACTTCATCTTGGGTGTTTAAATTGCCGTAAAACTAaaagtatttgtaaaaaaactaatttgtcaAATAGTTTTATGAacattaaagcctcctcttgcGAGGGACttaagtgaaaaaaacagcCGTGTCTGACGTGATTTTAGAGGCAGAGAGAAACCAGCGTGTCTCAGCTGAACCCAATGGTGGGTCTGTTGAGCTTAACCAgttaagccctaaggggtttttgagcaatttccacctgaaattacaaccttaaataaatcaagtatacctccacagttataaggccTACATACCTTTTGGAACCGGTGCAAACGttagacataaaataatattttttccactggaACCACTAACGTAGTTGTTAccatgtctgatttatttgtgattaaacaaaaaaaacattaacatttttgagCCTGaccaaaagtttttttctgaatgAACACTGCAAAACTCAATGGAAATCCTTTGGAACCCCCAGGTTGCATTATTCTACATCTTCACTATAACTGCAgaaaatttggactgaatacaTTGAAGCATATATGTTCCACAAAAGTTTTAGAGCGCAATTTGCCAGGCGGAAATGGCTGTTTCCGCCAGGGTGCCAAAACtttcccaaatgtgtttttcaactcataaaaagtaaataaaagggAACCTGCtaaaataaaagtgctgatttccattgtgTGAGTCCTTCTGCATACAGTactccggtttgcgtttagttggaccatcatttatttttcaacaggacaatgacccccaacacacctccaggctgtgtaaagtctatttgaccaagaaggaaagtgatggggtgctgcgccagatgacctggcctccacagtcaccggacctgaacccaatcgagatggttcgtggtgagctggaccgcagagtgaaggcaaaagggccaacaagtgctaagtatctctgggaactccttcaagactgttggaaaaccatttcaggtgactacctcttgaagctcatcaacagaatgccaagagtgtgtggagcagtaatcaaagcaaaaggtggctactttgaagaacctagaatataagacagattttcagttgtttcacacttttttgttcagtatgtaattccacatgtgttaattcatagttttgatgccttcagtgtgaagctataatattcatagtcatgaaaataaagaactctttgaatgagaaggtgtgtccaaacctttggtctgtactgtatgataTAGTCTTTAGttatgacatttaccctgtgtatcatcaaaatgtacagttgCAAACATAACTGGAGTCTAACGGAGTAGCACACAAGATAGCAGCCGGCAGACAGCAACCAGCAGTGTAATGTGCAAGCATATTACATTAGCAGAGAAGGTGCTAGAAGGACAAGTTATGCCTTCTTAGAAAAGCGAGTGTCTCTAGTTTGTTTTGATATGAGACATGTGGGGAGCTGCAAGGAGAATGGTGCCTTTTTGTATCATTTTGTTTACAGAGCAGCAATGTGTGAAGGTACTTAAAATGTCATGTATTTatgttgctgtaaaactaaaaggtattttttCACAACTCATTTGGGGAATTGTTTTTTGAAGATTAAGGCCTCTTGcgatatatttaagaaaaaaaattggtGGAGTTTTACCTAGTTTTATATACTGTCAAAAGGAGCGTGGCCTAACTGGCCCAccaggaggagaaaaaaaaaaaacactgtctcAACCAAACCCAATGGTGGGTCCGTCAGGTTAAAAGGTTAAGAAAGCCCAGCCAACCGCATAAagacattgactttgcagcagtaCTTCATACTGACCAAGGATGTGTTGACAACAGAGAGGAAAAGCTCTGTTTCAACATGAGGAAGAAACATCTATGTGCTGTAATTGACTGGGGGattcagacacagaaaaaaatgatcTTGGCCCACTTTTCTCCATTGACTCGTttcattgaggtttgcagacatCAATTTTGCACAGCTCTGGTGAGAACCTAGAATTTCAGTGAGGAATTGGTTTTTTCATAAGTCGATCCTTTTCACATTTGCTACTTTGTTTGGGATTATTATCCTACTGATGATCCACTTTGATCCAAGCTTCAGCTGATTAACCTTGACTCAAAGATACTCTGGtatacagaggagttcatggtcgACCTAATGACAGCAAGGTGCCCTGATTCTGTATCTAAAACCGTAAAACTATTTACATACCATGAAAACACACCTGTGCTACAGCTCCATCTAAACAAAAAGACTAAATATAGTGAATAAAACTTACCTGGCAAAGAAATTCCAGTTATACAAGTAAAGACATctttaagaaaaatatataaattaaccACAAGAGAAACATTGAAACATTTGAAGAATGTTGACTCTAATCACAAATGACATCAATTTGCCACAGCAAACTACAGCCGTGCAGCTTGAGCGAGTATTTATAGCTAAGCCATTTTCCTTTCAATGTGGATTcttatgtgtctgtttaaatgtgatttttggctaaatctttgtccacaaagttcacaacagaaaggtttctgtcctgtgtggattcgagtgtgtctgtttaaacatgatttttgcctaaatctttgtccacaaataTCACAACcgaaaggtttctgtcctgtgtggatTGTTATATGTCTGTTTAAATGCGATTTATgcctaaatctttgtccacaaagatcacaacagaaaggcttatcccctgtgtggattcttatgtgtttgtttaaataggCTTTTTGACAAAAGTTTTCTCCACAAAGattacaacagaaaggtttctgcctTATGTGAATTCgagtgtgtttgtttaaatttgatttcttgctaaatctttgtccacacagatcacaacagaaaggtttctgtcctgtgtggatTTGAGTGTGTTTGATTAAGTAGGCTTTTTgactaaatctttgtccacaaagatcacaacagaaaggtttctcacctgtgtggattcttgtgtgtttttttaaataggctTTTTGACTAAATCTTTCGccacaaagatcacaacagaaaggtttctcgcCTGTGTGGAttgttatgtgtttttttaaataggctTTTTGACTAAATCTTTCAccacaaagatcacaacagaaaggtttctgacctGTGTGGCTTCTCCTGTGcctgtttaaatttcctttacgactaaatctttgtccacaaagatcacaacagaaaagtttctgtcctgtgtggatgctcatgtgtctgtttaaatttgctttctggctaaatctttgtccacacagatcacaacagaaaggtttctctcctgtgtggattctcatgtgtattTGTAAAGTGTGTTttctaataaatgttttaccacagtcttcacagctaaGCTTTACTCCTTTCTGGACTTTCTTTTTTGAGTCcagatttttcttctctgtaaaACATGTCTTATTATCCAGATATCTTGAAGATCGTATTTTTGAATATTTCTCGTCTTTCTGAAGCAAGTGATGGTCAACACATAGTTCAGCAAACTCAGGGGAGTTAAAAGGGTTGTTATTGTTTCCATCTGACTTAGGAGCTCTGCTCTCCTTCCAGTCATTGTCCATGTCCTTAGTTTTCAGTCCAGAGTCGGACAAGTGTTTCAGCTCAGAGACGGGGTGCTTTacatcatcatcctcttcatccttAGTGTCTTCAGTTTGTGGAGAAATGGAACCATCTTCATGATGTTGTAACCGgatggattcttctcctccatcgTTCTCTTCTGGAAGCTCTCTGCCTTTAACTTTGTCTTGATAAATCTGTGAGAGCAGTAGGGACTGTttatcatcctcactctttatgggagtAGCATTCACTGGAAACCTGATGGGATTAAACTCCTCTttcccattgagctgctctccTCCCAGACTGGTGCAgacttcctcctgttcctcctttatgtgtGGGGGCTTTGGGTCATGCAGGTCATCACAAGGTCTGTGGTCTAGAGGAGCTTCTTTAACCAGGAGGatctgcttaacatctgcaggaaacattGAAACAGATTATGCATGTTGATTATTTTACTGATGCTGCTTTTGCTCAAACAAGATTTagaaactgaatgttttttgaACAAGCCACACTTTTACATCATGTTTAGTGTTTGAATTGCAGCTAATTGATGGAAAGTCACCTTACTGCACAGTCCTAAGGACTTCTATCCCCTTCTTTACAATAAGGAGACAGTGTTAGAAATCAAACTGTACCTTTTTTGATTGTATAAAGAAAATTACATGGTTTGACATCAAATGTCCTCGATAACTTTGACCCAAAGTTCTCAGTATTAAACAGTATCCTATGTGTCATCTGATCGTTTCTTGTGCTTAAactaataattttgtttcttacaGCTTTCAGTTGGATAAAATCAGATCAATGAGCCACAGAAGATAAAGTTTAAAACTAATATGCACTGGAATGTAAGTTGATTAAAAACCTAATACAAGTAGTGATAAAGTGTTTTAACACAGAACGTGTCATCAGTAACACATTTGGACAAGTGTAATTTAAATTACCGTGAATATGTGACAGTTTGAACTATCTGAAAAATTACAACGGTTTCTGAAAGCAGAGGAGTTGCGCTTCACAGTCAATATGTGGTTATTATGGGAATTTCAGTCGTGTTGTTGCAGGAAGCCGGTGGATTAGCTTCTTTATCAACTCCTTTCAACACACAGACGGTACAGAGAGTGGTGGGGACAAACAACACGTGAGCGGAGAAATGGAGCAGAGACTAAATCTGTTTGCTAACATGTGTTACTGTGTGGAgctgaaggaaaaagaaaactcaaaCATAAAGAAGAAAAACGCTGCTTAAAATGGAAAGGTGCAAACGCCGCTGGAACTTAAGGTTCTCAGGCCTCAAAGAAAAGTAAGGAGAAAACCTAAGAGGAGAAACAAAATAGCCGCTTCTTCAAATCTTCCCAGAGTGGGAGCCCAAAATAGAAGACGTGGTCGACAGGTTCAGGAAACTTAGTGTAGTGTACAGGACAACGATGGCATTAAAGAGCAGATTCAAGAAATGTAACAGaggctaaaaaaataaatggttaaCTTTACGATCCAAGTTTGATAATATCTATGACAGAAAAGCCAGAGGAGCTTTGGATTTGGGCCCAAATTCtgtaatatattaaataattttataatgaCACAAATAGCTTCGTCGCGCTACCCCAATGGGTCATCTCCTAAATTTAACATCACCAGGAGTTAAATAAGGCTGTAACATCTCCCCTTTTTATTCATCATGGCAGTAGAATTTCTTGcaatctattaaaaaaaaactcagatatTCCCAAACTAGAGATTTTGATGATCATTGATGATCATAAGTCAGCTAGCAGATGATACCACTATTTTCCTAACAACCTTAAAACAACTTCCCAAAATCTTCGATCTCCTTGATACATTTACCAAAGCATCAGAGCTAACTGTAATAAATGTGAATTAATAGCCATACATGACTGTAGCCTAGCAAATGCCTATAACATCTTCATCAAATAGTCGGTGAAATATCTAGGGGTTTATAAAACCAAGGAAGAAATTAATCATGAAACATTAAATTCACAAAAGcaaactgtaaaatgtaaattcaaCCTTAATATGTGGCTACAGAGACCTGACAGTATTTGGAAGAATATACTTAATTAAAATTGAGTCTTTGGCCCGATGTCTTTACCCTGCATATTCTCTCtccatatttaataaatatactaAAACTATTAATCAGCTGAACttcaattttatttgaaaaaacctGGTACaccacataaaaaaattaaaatacttcaagTCTATGAAGATGGTGGTCTGAAAGCTGTAGATTTTGAATGTCTGATGTTAAAGTGGTTAAAATCTTCCATACTAAACCAAAATACCAAAAATGGGTGGTAAAGAATTTACTTATATGTGATTTTTTAGGATGAAAAACTGCCAACAAAATTTATTTCACAAGCAAGTTAATCCAAAACTGCTTCATCCACACTTccaaatgaatgaaaattaatacacttttttatgtttttaagaaGTATCTTTTGGACAATTGCCTCAAAGCTCTAAAATTGATGAAATGGAAAAACGCACAATCTCTTCTGCTAGCAAATGATGAATATGGGATATTCACGGACCCTTAATGAACTTGCACAGATCATAGCATCattccttttgtatttttttttattccctgtatttttgttgttttgtatgatCTGCTTTAATTTATGCTTAAATGCGCTTATGCT from Girardinichthys multiradiatus isolate DD_20200921_A chromosome 5, DD_fGirMul_XY1, whole genome shotgun sequence carries:
- the LOC124867709 gene encoding zinc finger protein OZF-like, which encodes MWRQQLKRWQSAAEGEISKTATKDKEYKLSHDIMDAGFNPRVVLHRLDVKQILLVKEAPLDHRPCDDLHDPKPPHIKEEQEEVCTSLGGEQLNGKEEFNPIRFPVNATPIKSEDDKQSLLLSQIYQDKVKGRELPEENDGGEESIRLQHHEDGSISPQTEDTKDEEDDDVKHPVSELKHLSDSGLKTKDMDNDWKESRAPKSDGNNNNPFNSPEFAELCVDHHLLQKDEKYSKIRSSRYLDNKTCFTEKKNLDSKKKVQKGVKLSCEDCGKTFIRKHTLQIHMRIHTGEKPFCCDLCGQRFSQKANLNRHMSIHTGQKLFCCDLCGQRFSRKGNLNRHRRSHTGQKPFCCDLCGERFSQKAYLKKHITIHTGEKPFCCDLCGERFSQKAYLKKHTRIHTGEKPFCCDLCGQRFSQKAYLIKHTQIHTGQKPFCCDLCGQRFSKKSNLNKHTRIHIRQKPFCCNLCGENFCQKAYLNKHIRIHTGDKPFCCDLCGQRFRHKSHLNRHITIHTGQKPFGCDICGQRFRQKSCLNRHTRIHTGQKPFCCELCGQRFSQKSHLNRHIRIHIERKMA